A section of the Gloeobacter violaceus PCC 7421 genome encodes:
- a CDS encoding universal stress protein: MFELILLPLDSSPESERALQVALSLARQYSSKLLLLSVVDLPEEMPEREAHLAEVRAKAQALAQTVRDRLQGEGYPTDARIDAGKAAFVICDVADEVGAGLIVMGSRGLGLIEEGKHHSTSSRVINLSPCPVLVVP; encoded by the coding sequence ATGTTTGAACTGATTCTGTTGCCCCTGGACAGTTCGCCGGAAAGCGAAAGGGCGCTGCAGGTGGCTTTGAGCCTCGCCCGCCAGTACAGCAGCAAACTGCTGTTGCTGTCGGTGGTCGATTTACCCGAGGAGATGCCCGAGCGCGAAGCCCACCTGGCCGAAGTGCGCGCCAAGGCCCAGGCCCTTGCCCAGACCGTGCGCGACCGGCTGCAGGGCGAAGGGTATCCGACCGACGCGCGCATCGACGCGGGCAAAGCCGCCTTTGTGATCTGCGATGTGGCCGATGAAGTCGGGGCGGGGCTGATCGTCATGGGCAGCCGCGGACTCGGTCTTATCGAAGAAGGCAAACACCACAGCACCAGCAGCCGGGTGATCAACCTCTCCCCCTGCCCGGTGCTGGTGGTGCCCTGA
- a CDS encoding iron-containing alcohol dehydrogenase family protein produces the protein MNETIALQTLVAPQQVRRGHGTIEILGEWTRRLGSRPLIVGGQNTLARWRPTLEKILQEAGLEAVFADYGIDCTEANLARLVDKASGHDVVIGVGGGKALDMAKLVAARRGLPMIALPTSAATCAAWAALSNIYSEAGQWLYGVELDHAPEGLIVDYDLIATAPVRTLVSGMGDALAKWYEASISSGDSDDVLVISAVQQARVLRDLILQLGEAAVGEPGGRAWEQMVDASICLAGMVGGLGGARCRTVAAHAVHNGLTSLGATRRSLHGEKVALGVLVQLRLEETVGRQRLASIAREQLEQFYRRVGLPLSLEDLHLAALDDEQLLAVARLCCQPQSDIHYLPFAVEPEQLARVLRESARPRAARLS, from the coding sequence TTGAACGAAACTATAGCGCTGCAAACTCTGGTGGCCCCGCAGCAAGTACGGCGCGGTCACGGCACTATCGAAATCTTGGGGGAATGGACCCGGCGGCTCGGAAGCCGACCGCTGATCGTCGGTGGCCAAAATACCCTGGCGCGCTGGCGACCGACGCTGGAGAAGATTTTACAGGAAGCGGGGCTTGAAGCAGTCTTTGCCGATTACGGTATCGACTGTACCGAAGCGAACTTGGCGCGACTGGTGGACAAGGCGTCCGGGCACGACGTGGTGATCGGCGTCGGGGGCGGTAAAGCCCTCGACATGGCCAAACTGGTCGCGGCGCGCCGCGGCCTGCCGATGATCGCGCTGCCCACCTCGGCGGCCACCTGTGCGGCTTGGGCGGCTTTGTCGAATATTTACTCCGAAGCGGGCCAGTGGCTCTACGGCGTCGAACTCGACCACGCACCTGAAGGGCTCATCGTCGATTACGACTTGATTGCCACCGCCCCGGTGCGCACGCTGGTGAGCGGCATGGGGGACGCCCTCGCCAAGTGGTACGAAGCGTCCATCAGCTCCGGCGACTCGGACGATGTGCTGGTGATTAGCGCCGTGCAGCAGGCCCGGGTGCTGCGCGACTTGATTTTGCAGTTGGGAGAAGCGGCCGTGGGCGAACCCGGCGGCCGGGCCTGGGAGCAGATGGTCGATGCAAGCATTTGCCTGGCGGGGATGGTGGGGGGCCTTGGGGGGGCGCGCTGCCGCACCGTCGCCGCCCACGCCGTCCACAACGGCCTCACCAGCCTGGGTGCCACCCGCCGCTCGTTGCACGGCGAAAAAGTCGCCCTGGGTGTTCTGGTTCAACTTAGGCTCGAAGAAACCGTCGGCCGCCAGCGCCTGGCAAGCATCGCCCGCGAGCAGCTCGAACAGTTCTACCGCCGTGTGGGTCTGCCTTTGAGCCTTGAGGATCTGCACCTCGCTGCGCTGGACGACGAGCAGTTGCTGGCGGTTGCCCGGCTGTGCTGCCAGCCGCAATCCGACATCCATTACTTGCCTTTTGCCGTCGAACCCGAGCAGTTGGCGCGGGTGCTGCGCGAGAGCGCCCGGCCGCGCGCCGCTCGTCTAAGCTGA
- a CDS encoding aspartate ammonia-lyase has translation MQPRTERDSMGERTLEAGAYYGIQTLRAVENFPISGIGPLPDFVRACTLIKRAAARVNAELECIPKDVAQAIIGASDEVLAGQWSDQFVVDIFQAGAGTSHHMNINEVLANRALELLGYARGDYKQVNPNDHVNYGQSTNDVIPTAIRLGALFASAPLLEALSTLQQSFEAKGNEFLPIVKSGRTHLQDAVPIRLGDEFLAYAQIVGEHRARIETACRELLVLGLGGSAAGTGLNTHPQYRVRVVAELARLTGHPLTPAPRPMAAMQSMAPFVAVSGSLRNLAQDLVKIAGDLRLMDSGPKTGLREIELPPVQPGSSIMPGKYNPVLCEMLTMVAFQVMGYDQAIALAAQAGQLELNVMMPLIAYDLLHSFTILTNALTVFRARCIDGIQAQPERCLAYAEGSIALVTALNPHIGYLNAAAVAKESLATGRSLREIVLERGLLTEAQLAEILDLEAMSRLPETQAASDR, from the coding sequence ATGCAACCAAGAACCGAGCGCGACTCGATGGGCGAGCGCACCCTGGAGGCCGGAGCCTATTACGGCATCCAGACCCTGCGCGCCGTCGAGAATTTCCCGATTAGCGGCATCGGCCCGCTGCCCGACTTCGTGCGCGCCTGCACCCTCATCAAACGGGCCGCCGCCCGGGTGAACGCCGAGCTTGAATGCATCCCCAAAGACGTGGCCCAGGCGATCATTGGCGCCTCGGACGAGGTGCTGGCGGGCCAGTGGAGCGATCAGTTCGTGGTCGATATCTTTCAGGCGGGCGCCGGCACCTCCCACCACATGAATATCAACGAGGTGCTCGCCAACCGCGCCCTCGAGCTGCTGGGTTACGCGCGGGGCGACTACAAGCAGGTCAACCCCAACGATCACGTCAACTACGGCCAGTCCACCAACGACGTGATCCCCACTGCCATCCGTCTGGGAGCGCTCTTTGCAAGCGCGCCGCTGTTGGAGGCGCTAAGCACCCTGCAACAAAGTTTCGAGGCCAAGGGCAACGAGTTTTTGCCCATCGTCAAATCCGGGCGCACCCACCTGCAGGACGCGGTGCCCATAAGGCTTGGGGATGAATTTCTGGCCTATGCCCAGATCGTCGGCGAGCACCGCGCCCGCATCGAAACCGCCTGCCGCGAGCTATTGGTGCTGGGCCTGGGGGGCAGCGCCGCCGGTACCGGCCTCAACACCCATCCCCAGTACCGGGTGCGCGTCGTCGCCGAACTGGCCCGGCTGACAGGGCACCCCCTCACCCCCGCCCCCCGACCGATGGCGGCAATGCAGAGCATGGCGCCCTTCGTGGCCGTCTCCGGCAGCCTGCGCAATCTGGCCCAGGATCTGGTCAAGATCGCGGGCGATCTGCGCCTGATGGATTCCGGCCCCAAGACGGGCCTGCGTGAGATCGAACTGCCGCCGGTGCAGCCGGGTTCGTCGATCATGCCCGGCAAGTACAACCCGGTGCTGTGCGAGATGCTCACGATGGTCGCCTTTCAGGTGATGGGCTACGACCAGGCGATTGCCTTGGCCGCCCAGGCGGGCCAACTGGAATTGAACGTGATGATGCCGCTGATCGCCTACGACTTGCTCCACAGCTTCACGATCCTCACCAACGCCCTCACGGTCTTTCGAGCGCGCTGCATCGACGGCATCCAGGCCCAACCCGAGCGCTGCCTGGCCTACGCCGAGGGCTCGATCGCCCTGGTGACCGCTCTCAATCCCCACATCGGCTATCTCAACGCCGCCGCCGTCGCCAAAGAATCGCTCGCGACCGGCCGCTCCCTGCGCGAGATCGTTCTCGAGCGGGGGCTACTGACCGAAGCGCAACTCGCCGAGATCCTCGACCTTGAAGCGATGAGCCGGTTGCCGGAGACGCAGGCCGCCTCAGACCGGTAG